Proteins from a single region of Runella sp. SP2:
- a CDS encoding exo-alpha-sialidase yields the protein MMNLLKLLSVSLVLMVSFAAFGQDGNVLFKAGDDGYQCFRIPAMVTTKKGTLLAFAEARKKGCNDAGDIDLVLKRSNDGGKTWSEMSIVWDDADNTCGNPAPVVDQKTGNIVLLSTWNLGSDHERQIIDQTSKDTRRVFVLSSSDDGLSWSKAREITADVKLPNWTWYATGPCNGIQMQSKKYKGRLVIPCDHIEANTKKYFSHSIHSDDGGQTWQLGGTTPSDQVNECSVAELPKGVLMLNMRNYTSVRVRQVSMSKDGGATWSELQRDTTLIEPVCQGSLLWYGKKGRKPLLAFSNPAHQKTRANMTVRLSYDQGKSWKQSHVVYEGPSAYSNLAILPNGNLACFYEAGKKSPYESIVFKELSFDDFTTSIYSEKR from the coding sequence ATGATGAATTTGTTAAAACTGCTGAGCGTAAGCTTGGTACTTATGGTTTCTTTTGCGGCTTTTGGGCAAGATGGAAACGTTCTCTTCAAAGCAGGAGACGATGGTTATCAGTGCTTTCGTATTCCTGCGATGGTGACAACCAAAAAAGGAACGTTGCTGGCCTTTGCAGAAGCTCGTAAAAAGGGATGCAACGATGCGGGTGATATTGATTTGGTGTTAAAACGCTCCAACGACGGCGGTAAAACGTGGTCTGAAATGAGTATTGTTTGGGACGACGCCGACAATACCTGTGGTAATCCTGCTCCCGTGGTGGATCAAAAAACTGGCAACATTGTGTTACTCTCGACGTGGAATTTGGGCAGTGATCACGAAAGACAAATCATTGACCAAACCAGTAAAGATACGCGCCGTGTTTTTGTGCTATCGTCCAGCGACGACGGGCTGAGTTGGTCAAAAGCCCGCGAAATCACGGCCGACGTAAAACTTCCCAACTGGACTTGGTACGCCACGGGGCCTTGCAACGGGATTCAGATGCAGTCCAAAAAATATAAAGGGCGATTGGTGATTCCCTGCGACCACATTGAGGCCAATACCAAAAAATATTTTTCGCACAGCATTCATTCCGACGACGGCGGACAAACCTGGCAGTTGGGCGGAACGACGCCTTCCGACCAAGTAAATGAGTGCAGCGTGGCTGAATTGCCCAAGGGAGTTTTAATGCTGAATATGCGCAATTATACGTCGGTACGCGTGCGGCAAGTATCGATGAGCAAAGATGGTGGAGCAACGTGGTCGGAACTGCAACGAGATACTACCCTGATTGAGCCTGTATGTCAAGGAAGTTTGCTGTGGTACGGGAAAAAAGGCAGAAAACCATTGTTGGCTTTTTCCAATCCCGCCCATCAAAAAACAAGAGCCAACATGACAGTGCGGCTATCGTACGACCAAGGCAAGTCGTGGAAGCAAAGCCACGTAGTCTATGAAGGCCCTTCGGCTTATTCCAATTTGGCGATTTTACCCAACGGAAACTTGGCGTGTTTTTACGAAGCAGGCAAAAAAAGTCCTTACGAAAGCATCGTTTTTAAAGAGCTGTCGTTCGACGATTTCACTACGTCCATTTACTCAGAAAAACGCTGA
- a CDS encoding AraC family transcriptional regulator: MKPQLLQVAISPNRSFSLRRDPIPNINNRWHCHKEVELVWFHRGSGTQFIGDSIRRFKPGDVVLVGANLPHYWHFDHEEKIDCPKGSEFYSSVIHFTEDFWGSQFLQLPENKMLKNVLDKAKRGISFSEELSQQVAQQIEVIFATEGTYQLIALIQCILLAQHCDENDLLSSLSFQYDASDLENERLHGIYKYTLQNFHNKIKLQDIASLAGLTPNSFCRYFKHRTGKSYSQFLLEIRVGNACKLLINTPMAIKQICFESGFNNFTCFYKQFKNITGMSPFSYQKAHADK, from the coding sequence ATGAAACCCCAGCTTTTACAAGTTGCTATTAGCCCTAATCGTTCTTTTAGCCTTCGTCGAGATCCAATTCCGAACATCAACAACCGTTGGCACTGCCATAAAGAGGTCGAATTGGTTTGGTTTCACCGAGGCAGCGGAACGCAGTTTATTGGCGACAGTATCCGACGCTTTAAACCTGGCGATGTAGTGCTGGTAGGGGCAAATTTACCGCATTATTGGCACTTTGACCACGAAGAAAAAATAGATTGCCCAAAAGGAAGTGAGTTTTATTCTTCCGTCATTCATTTTACGGAAGATTTTTGGGGGAGCCAATTTCTACAACTCCCCGAGAATAAAATGCTTAAAAATGTCCTTGATAAAGCCAAGCGGGGCATCTCTTTTTCAGAAGAATTGAGCCAACAAGTGGCCCAACAAATAGAAGTCATTTTCGCCACCGAGGGCACTTACCAACTCATCGCCCTGATTCAATGTATATTATTGGCTCAGCACTGCGACGAAAATGACTTATTATCTTCCCTTAGTTTTCAATACGACGCCTCCGATCTGGAGAATGAACGCCTTCATGGCATTTATAAATACACCCTCCAGAATTTTCATAACAAAATAAAACTGCAAGACATTGCGTCGTTGGCGGGACTAACGCCCAACTCTTTTTGTCGGTATTTCAAGCACCGAACGGGTAAATCGTACTCTCAGTTTTTGCTCGAAATACGGGTAGGCAATGCCTGTAAGTTACTCATTAACACGCCCATGGCCATCAAGCAAATTTGTTTTGAAAGTGGTTTCAACAACTTCACTTGTTTTTATAAGCAGTTCAAAAACATTACAGGCATGAGTCCGTTTTCGTACCAAAAAGCCCACGCAGATAAGTAG
- a CDS encoding RNA polymerase sigma factor, with amino-acid sequence MITLATIQKAQHRDKMAQKQLFEGYGNVIYRLAFRYLRERADAEDVVSEAFCLAFENMPKANFQSVPFFEAWLKRITVNEALKSLRKRANFHLLSDSEFEIEAVSENTIERLSAAQIWEIVSQLPVGYRTVFNLYEIEGYSHAEIAKMLNISEGTSKSQLSKAKSLLQKRVIELEKDYAQSKIVR; translated from the coding sequence TTGATTACACTCGCCACCATACAAAAAGCCCAGCACCGCGATAAAATGGCCCAAAAACAGCTTTTTGAAGGCTATGGTAATGTTATTTATCGCTTGGCTTTTAGGTACTTGCGAGAGCGAGCCGATGCCGAAGACGTTGTTTCGGAAGCGTTTTGCTTGGCTTTTGAGAATATGCCGAAAGCAAATTTCCAGAGTGTGCCATTTTTTGAAGCTTGGTTGAAGCGTATCACGGTCAATGAGGCGTTGAAATCACTTCGCAAGCGTGCCAATTTTCATTTGTTGTCAGATTCTGAGTTTGAAATAGAAGCCGTTAGCGAAAACACCATCGAGAGGCTTTCGGCCGCACAAATTTGGGAAATTGTTTCGCAGCTTCCTGTTGGCTACCGAACCGTTTTTAACCTGTACGAAATCGAAGGGTATAGCCACGCCGAGATTGCCAAAATGCTGAACATCTCGGAAGGGACATCCAAATCTCAATTAAGTAAGGCAAAATCATTGTTGCAAAAAAGGGTCATTGAACTAGAAAAAGACTATGCACAATCAAAAATTGTTCGATAA
- a CDS encoding LytTR family DNA-binding domain-containing protein — MNLTCIAVDDEPLALGLVSVFIEKTPFLTLVGKYSSAVEALQGLHDQKVDLIFLDIQMPDLTGIELARVLGQAQQNGAGPRIIFTTAFNNFAIEGYKVDALDYLLKPFNYEEFLRAANKAKAYFELINRPAPTPAVTAAPVAAEPEEDSLFLKVEYQLVRVAFKDILYIEGLKDYVKVHLQGSNKPILSLTSLKALEDKLPPRKFMRVHRSFIVSLDKISSLTRNSIQIGTMTIPVSDQYKDAFSVFLSKWT; from the coding sequence ATGAACCTGACTTGCATAGCCGTTGATGACGAACCCCTCGCTTTGGGATTGGTCAGTGTGTTTATCGAAAAAACGCCATTTCTGACGTTGGTCGGCAAATACTCCAGCGCCGTAGAAGCACTACAAGGGTTACATGACCAGAAAGTTGACCTCATTTTTTTGGACATCCAAATGCCCGATTTGACGGGTATTGAGCTTGCGCGGGTTTTGGGACAAGCCCAACAAAATGGCGCTGGCCCGCGCATTATCTTCACGACGGCATTCAACAATTTTGCCATTGAGGGCTACAAAGTCGATGCCTTAGACTATTTGTTGAAACCTTTCAACTACGAAGAATTTCTGCGGGCTGCCAACAAAGCCAAGGCGTATTTTGAGTTAATCAACCGCCCCGCGCCAACCCCTGCCGTTACAGCAGCGCCTGTTGCCGCCGAACCCGAAGAAGATTCGCTCTTCTTGAAGGTTGAATACCAGCTTGTTCGAGTCGCTTTCAAGGATATTTTGTACATCGAAGGGCTAAAGGATTACGTCAAAGTTCACCTTCAGGGAAGCAACAAACCTATTTTGTCGTTGACGAGCCTAAAGGCTTTGGAAGATAAACTTCCTCCCCGCAAGTTTATGCGGGTACATCGGTCGTTTATTGTTTCGTTGGATAAAATCTCCAGCCTCACCCGAAATAGCATTCAAATTGGGACGATGACAATTCCCGTCAGCGACCAGTACAAAGATGCCTTCAGCGTTTTTCTGAGTAAATGGACGTAG
- a CDS encoding glycosyl hydrolase family 95 catalytic domain-containing protein produces the protein MKYFFKSFAFLFLCYFQTFGQSSQKLWYAKPAERWVEALPVGNGRIGAMVFGGVNEELIQLNESTLWSGGPLKKNVNPEAHQYLSAIREALLEKEDYSKANELTKKMQGFYTESYLPLADLMIKHRLTNGTPTAYYRDLDISKAISTTRFTVDGVTYVREGFVSAPANVFVVRLSADKSKQLNLDINTRSKLRIQKQPLSNTELVVNGKAPAKVDPSYYNPKGRTPVIYEDAEGCNGMRFQYRIKAVAKDGSVKTDTAGIHIEKASEVVLYIVAATSFNGYDKCPDKDGKDEKQLAAGFLTKALAQPYATLLKQHQSEYQSYFNRCQLTIKDTLNANTTPVPTDEQLKAYTAGRYNPDLEVLYFQYGRYLLISSSRPGGPPANLQGIWNKELRAPWSSNYTININTEMNYWPAEVTNLSEMHQPLLDWIQHLAKTGHETAHDYYRAKGWVANHNSDIWALSNAVGDVGAGDPVWANWPMGGNWLCQHLWEHYRFTGDKKFLAEKAYPVMKEAALFSLDWLVTNKDGYLVTAPSTTPENKFFDAAGKQQGVSVGTTMDMSIIWDLFTNLIDASTVLGQDKEFRELLIAKRNKLLPLQIGSKGQLLEWSKDFKETDPYHRHVSHLFGLHPGRQITKETPAFFNAARKTLELRGDEGTGWSKGWKINFWTRLLDGDHAYTLIRELLKYTNETGTIMSRGGGTYPNLFDAHPPFQIDGNFAGTAGMAEMLIQSHQDKVHLLPAIPTSWPSGKVSGLRGRGGFEVSMQWEKNTLTQAQVKSINGEELRLLTHKPVTVQGTNTTSVKTADGYLLQLKTQKNKTYLLTVK, from the coding sequence ATGAAGTACTTTTTCAAATCTTTTGCCTTCCTCTTTTTATGTTATTTTCAAACCTTTGGCCAATCGAGCCAAAAACTATGGTATGCCAAGCCCGCCGAAAGGTGGGTGGAGGCATTGCCAGTGGGCAATGGTCGAATCGGTGCAATGGTGTTTGGCGGTGTCAATGAAGAGTTGATACAGTTGAACGAATCAACGCTGTGGTCGGGTGGTCCGCTCAAAAAGAACGTCAACCCCGAAGCGCATCAATACCTCAGTGCCATCCGCGAGGCGTTGTTGGAAAAAGAAGATTATTCAAAAGCCAACGAACTCACCAAAAAAATGCAAGGGTTTTATACCGAATCGTACTTGCCGTTGGCCGATTTGATGATTAAGCACCGTTTGACAAATGGCACGCCAACGGCTTACTACCGCGACCTTGACATTTCAAAAGCTATATCCACCACCCGTTTCACCGTGGACGGGGTCACTTACGTTCGGGAAGGTTTCGTTTCGGCACCTGCCAATGTGTTTGTGGTACGTTTGAGTGCTGATAAGTCGAAACAACTTAATCTAGACATCAATACGCGTTCCAAACTACGGATTCAAAAACAACCGTTGAGCAATACCGAATTGGTCGTCAATGGCAAAGCTCCAGCGAAAGTGGACCCGTCTTATTATAACCCTAAAGGCCGTACTCCTGTCATTTACGAAGATGCCGAAGGCTGTAATGGAATGCGTTTTCAGTACCGAATCAAGGCGGTTGCCAAAGATGGTTCGGTAAAAACCGACACCGCAGGTATCCACATTGAGAAGGCCAGTGAAGTAGTTTTGTACATTGTGGCTGCTACCAGTTTTAACGGCTACGACAAATGCCCCGACAAAGACGGAAAAGACGAAAAACAACTGGCGGCTGGTTTCCTGACCAAAGCCCTAGCGCAGCCCTACGCGACTTTATTGAAACAACATCAGAGCGAATATCAATCGTATTTTAACCGTTGCCAGTTGACGATTAAAGACACGTTGAATGCCAATACAACCCCAGTTCCAACCGACGAGCAGCTAAAAGCATATACAGCAGGGCGTTACAATCCTGATTTGGAAGTGCTTTATTTTCAGTATGGTCGCTATTTGCTGATTTCGTCGTCGCGCCCAGGAGGGCCGCCTGCCAACTTGCAAGGAATTTGGAACAAAGAGCTTCGTGCCCCGTGGAGTTCCAATTATACCATCAATATCAATACCGAAATGAACTACTGGCCTGCCGAAGTGACCAACCTTTCGGAAATGCACCAACCGCTGCTTGATTGGATTCAGCATTTGGCCAAAACAGGTCACGAAACGGCCCACGATTACTACCGCGCCAAAGGATGGGTTGCGAACCACAATTCCGACATTTGGGCGTTGAGTAATGCCGTGGGCGACGTAGGTGCAGGTGACCCCGTTTGGGCAAATTGGCCTATGGGTGGCAATTGGCTGTGTCAACATTTGTGGGAGCATTATCGGTTTACGGGCGATAAAAAGTTTTTGGCCGAAAAAGCCTACCCTGTCATGAAAGAAGCCGCTCTTTTTAGCCTCGATTGGTTGGTGACAAACAAAGACGGCTACCTCGTAACTGCCCCTTCTACTACGCCTGAAAATAAGTTTTTTGACGCGGCTGGCAAGCAACAAGGGGTATCGGTAGGAACTACAATGGATATGTCGATTATCTGGGATTTGTTTACTAACCTTATTGATGCCTCAACAGTTTTAGGCCAAGACAAAGAATTTAGAGAGCTGTTGATTGCCAAGCGAAACAAGCTGTTGCCGTTGCAGATTGGTAGCAAAGGTCAATTGTTGGAATGGTCGAAAGACTTCAAAGAGACAGACCCGTACCATCGCCACGTATCGCATTTGTTTGGTTTACACCCAGGGCGTCAGATTACGAAAGAAACGCCTGCCTTTTTTAACGCGGCTAGAAAGACCTTGGAGCTACGCGGCGACGAAGGAACGGGCTGGAGCAAAGGCTGGAAAATCAACTTTTGGACCCGATTGCTGGACGGCGATCACGCTTATACCCTCATTCGGGAGTTATTGAAATATACCAATGAAACAGGTACCATCATGAGCCGTGGTGGAGGAACCTACCCTAACTTATTCGACGCTCACCCACCTTTTCAGATAGATGGGAACTTTGCAGGAACGGCGGGTATGGCCGAAATGCTCATTCAAAGTCATCAAGATAAAGTACACTTATTGCCTGCGATACCTACCAGTTGGCCATCGGGCAAAGTCAGTGGTTTGCGTGGGCGCGGAGGGTTTGAAGTATCAATGCAATGGGAAAAAAATACCTTGACCCAAGCTCAAGTTAAGTCTATAAACGGCGAAGAATTGCGCCTGCTCACCCACAAACCCGTGACCGTACAAGGAACAAATACTACTTCCGTAAAGACGGCTGACGGGTACTTGCTGCAATTAAAAACCCAAAAAAATAAAACCTATTTACTGACGGTGAAATAA
- a CDS encoding RagB/SusD family nutrient uptake outer membrane protein, giving the protein MKFYKKYMTQCLAALMCFSTLSSCDKDFLDKNPLNAISGATFWKTETDVTMALAGVYRTLQNGIYGHRKPFFDAYSDNAYDRHNYFGYQAVTLGVVNPSNVNSGLYNQPYAGIAACNYFLENVGSVAAVSQANKDLYSAEVRFLRAMYYFDLVQMFGGVVLYKVAPKTAEEAKIKQSTKEEVLAFVLEDLDYAISKLPATAYTGRVVKASAQFLKARVRLYQQNWAEAATITNEIINSKLFSIYQGGYANLFLTTTQQNNNEILFSTKYLAPNNPQGNEGMLVEIGWYGAIAPYQNLVDEYEMTNGKMISEAGSGYDAANPYTNRDPRLRMTIKAPGDPETTNFIHTDPLLTGFAQKKYMDLSKLPYDRTKIPVTDMNVVHMRYAEVLLAYAEAKNEVSGPDASIYDALNAIRTRTSVKLPAVDQTKYNTKESLREFIRHERRVELALEGHRYFDLKRWNAMASRLTAVKNPAGQTLVFGEKNNVLPFPQSEVDRNKSLTQNTGY; this is encoded by the coding sequence ATGAAATTTTATAAAAAATACATGACCCAATGCCTCGCAGCTTTGATGTGCTTCAGCACGTTGAGTTCTTGCGATAAAGACTTTTTGGATAAAAACCCACTGAATGCCATCTCGGGCGCGACATTCTGGAAAACCGAAACCGACGTTACCATGGCGTTGGCGGGGGTGTACCGCACACTTCAAAACGGGATTTATGGCCACCGCAAGCCGTTTTTTGATGCATACTCTGACAATGCCTATGACCGACATAATTATTTTGGGTATCAGGCCGTAACCCTAGGCGTTGTGAACCCAAGTAATGTCAACTCGGGGCTTTACAACCAGCCTTATGCGGGAATTGCGGCTTGTAATTATTTTTTAGAAAACGTGGGTTCAGTCGCGGCGGTGTCGCAAGCCAATAAAGACCTGTACTCGGCCGAAGTACGCTTCTTGCGGGCCATGTACTATTTTGACTTGGTACAAATGTTTGGCGGAGTGGTCTTGTACAAAGTAGCTCCCAAAACCGCCGAAGAAGCCAAAATCAAACAGAGCACCAAAGAAGAAGTACTCGCCTTTGTGTTGGAAGACTTGGATTATGCCATTTCAAAACTACCCGCCACTGCCTATACAGGACGTGTCGTAAAAGCCAGTGCGCAGTTTTTGAAAGCCCGCGTGCGGCTCTACCAACAAAACTGGGCGGAGGCTGCGACCATCACCAACGAGATAATCAACTCAAAGTTGTTTTCGATTTATCAGGGTGGATACGCCAATCTCTTTTTGACAACTACCCAACAAAATAACAACGAGATATTGTTTTCGACCAAATACTTGGCACCTAACAACCCTCAGGGCAACGAAGGAATGTTGGTGGAAATTGGTTGGTACGGTGCCATTGCTCCTTATCAAAACTTGGTGGACGAATACGAAATGACCAACGGGAAGATGATTTCGGAAGCAGGCTCTGGCTACGACGCGGCTAATCCTTACACCAACCGTGACCCACGTTTGCGCATGACGATTAAAGCGCCTGGTGACCCAGAAACGACCAATTTTATCCATACTGACCCACTTCTAACGGGCTTTGCGCAGAAAAAGTACATGGATTTGTCGAAATTGCCGTACGATAGAACCAAGATTCCAGTGACCGACATGAACGTGGTACACATGCGCTATGCCGAAGTACTTTTGGCGTATGCCGAAGCCAAAAACGAAGTGTCGGGGCCTGATGCGAGTATTTACGACGCGCTCAACGCCATTCGTACTCGGACGAGTGTGAAACTCCCTGCGGTGGATCAAACAAAATACAACACCAAAGAATCGTTGCGGGAGTTTATTCGTCACGAGCGCCGCGTGGAATTGGCCTTGGAAGGACACCGTTATTTTGATTTGAAACGCTGGAATGCGATGGCTTCGAGACTAACCGCGGTAAAAAACCCTGCGGGACAAACGTTGGTGTTTGGAGAGAAAAACAACGTGTTGCCGTTCCCTCAGTCGGAAGTGGATAGAAATAAAAGCTTGACGCAGAATACAGGATATTAA
- a CDS encoding TonB-dependent receptor, whose protein sequence is MAIHSTPFERSTGIPLPQKRVMYTTQDSNKQEFFTLTRRLRIGFRASVLALLMLLGGMVQGAFAQNRQISGTVFDASGVPLPGTSVKVKGTVTGTISDVNGKYSVQAANNATLVFSYIGYISQEVLTDSRSVYDVTLQADASALSEVVVVGYGTQKKVNLSGSVATVSGTELTQRPVPNMQNLLQGRVAGLDIIQSTGEPGRDDASFQLRGFGSFGASSAPLVLVDGVIASIKNLSPQDIESVTVLKDAASASIYGARAANGVILITTKKGKAGKTQIEYNGSMGVSEATKYPELITNSATYMEMYNSARLRSGQPALYTQAQIDLYKNNPNSDKYPNFNWLDHVLGKGPIQNHHIGFSGGNEQTIYNASFNYLDQQSITKGYKYKRYNGLIDFSSQVHKRVRVGTNINLSFQDAKAPWLTNDNLLLLAYASAPTMMPFLPDGSGRATNRDFTTNGTGNRSVEEVYATGGQFTKTYNVNAQAFAEVSILKNLKWMSKGAITYFDEQYKNRQYPTQSFAYQPDASGNYVQVANGNPNFNGLQQNETRAITKTFFSTLNYNTQFGTDHNLNLLAGYEQQNNFTENVGGARYDFPTTSIMVLDGSGPTNQTTNGGASEWALQSLFGRANYDFKNKYFLEGNIRYDGTSRVGIDNRWGIFGGGSGAWKLSEENFIKNNVSWIDNLKLRASYGTLGNQEIGNYPYQDVLNLTAYPWTSSLTTGAQLTRLVTKDLRWEKTSMLDFGLDVDLFKGLFGATIDWYKRDTRDILTQRQDLPNSVGLTAPIVNAGAMQNTGIELELRHNKTINEFNYGVGVLFHRYRNKVTNLLAETLGTIEIGQPYNNFFMYEWVGIFQSQDEINSSPKQPNSGTLKPGDLKIRDLDGNGTVGPEDRVRISRFPSYNYSFNLNAGWKGFNLTAFFQGVQGIKTQVSGWGYEPFQQGSAPPLRFLNAWSPTNPSTTVPAVYQVGYPGVSGYTSTYFLQDASYLRLKNLYLSYTFNQDILSKVGAKGLIVYFSGDNLITWTKYEGNDPERAGSGRFAQFPQLKIFTGGLNIKF, encoded by the coding sequence ATGGCAATTCATTCTACGCCTTTTGAAAGGAGTACAGGCATCCCTTTGCCCCAAAAACGGGTGATGTACACAACGCAAGACAGTAACAAACAAGAATTTTTTACCCTAACGCGTCGGTTACGCATTGGCTTTAGGGCTAGTGTATTGGCGTTGCTGATGTTGTTGGGGGGCATGGTGCAAGGGGCTTTTGCACAAAACCGACAAATCTCAGGGACGGTTTTTGACGCCAGCGGCGTGCCTTTGCCTGGTACGAGCGTGAAAGTAAAGGGTACGGTGACAGGTACCATCTCCGACGTCAACGGCAAGTACAGTGTTCAGGCTGCCAACAATGCCACGTTGGTATTTAGCTACATTGGGTATATTTCGCAGGAAGTACTGACCGATAGCCGAAGCGTCTATGATGTAACACTCCAAGCCGACGCCTCCGCCCTTTCGGAAGTGGTCGTGGTGGGCTATGGCACGCAGAAAAAAGTAAACCTGTCGGGGTCGGTAGCCACGGTTTCAGGCACAGAGTTGACGCAGCGCCCCGTGCCCAACATGCAAAACCTATTGCAAGGTCGCGTAGCAGGTTTGGACATTATCCAAAGTACGGGCGAGCCAGGCCGCGACGATGCCTCTTTCCAGCTCAGGGGATTTGGGTCGTTTGGTGCTTCTTCGGCTCCTTTGGTCTTGGTTGATGGGGTCATTGCTTCTATCAAGAACCTTTCGCCGCAAGACATTGAAAGTGTGACAGTTTTGAAAGATGCCGCGTCGGCTTCTATCTACGGTGCGAGGGCTGCCAACGGGGTTATTTTGATTACGACCAAAAAAGGAAAAGCAGGCAAAACCCAGATTGAATACAACGGAAGCATGGGTGTAAGCGAAGCCACAAAATACCCCGAGCTGATTACCAATTCAGCCACGTATATGGAAATGTACAATTCGGCGCGCCTTCGTAGTGGACAGCCTGCGCTTTATACCCAAGCCCAAATTGATTTGTACAAAAACAACCCCAACAGCGACAAGTACCCCAATTTTAATTGGTTGGACCATGTGCTAGGCAAAGGCCCGATTCAAAATCACCATATCGGGTTTTCGGGTGGAAACGAGCAGACGATTTACAATGCCTCTTTCAATTACTTAGACCAACAAAGTATTACCAAAGGGTATAAGTACAAGCGATACAACGGGTTAATTGACTTTTCGTCGCAAGTGCACAAGCGGGTACGCGTTGGAACAAACATCAACTTGTCGTTTCAGGATGCAAAAGCACCTTGGTTGACCAACGACAACTTGTTGTTACTCGCCTACGCCTCAGCACCGACCATGATGCCGTTTTTGCCCGATGGAAGTGGAAGAGCGACTAACCGCGATTTTACGACCAACGGAACAGGAAACCGCAGCGTAGAAGAAGTGTATGCGACGGGTGGACAATTCACCAAAACGTACAATGTCAACGCCCAGGCATTTGCCGAAGTAAGCATTTTGAAAAACTTAAAATGGATGAGTAAGGGGGCTATTACGTATTTCGATGAACAATACAAAAACCGTCAGTACCCAACGCAGTCGTTTGCGTATCAGCCCGACGCTTCAGGAAATTATGTGCAAGTAGCAAACGGTAACCCTAACTTCAACGGGCTTCAACAAAATGAAACCCGCGCTATTACGAAAACCTTTTTCAGTACCCTCAATTACAACACCCAATTTGGTACTGACCATAATCTGAACTTACTGGCGGGTTATGAGCAACAAAACAACTTCACCGAAAACGTAGGTGGTGCTAGATACGACTTCCCAACCACGTCCATTATGGTGCTTGATGGTAGCGGTCCGACCAACCAAACAACCAACGGTGGTGCTTCCGAATGGGCCTTGCAGTCGTTGTTTGGAAGGGCTAATTACGATTTCAAAAACAAATATTTCCTTGAAGGTAACATTCGCTACGACGGAACGTCACGCGTGGGAATCGACAACCGTTGGGGGATTTTTGGCGGAGGTTCGGGGGCGTGGAAGCTTTCGGAAGAAAATTTTATTAAAAACAACGTATCGTGGATTGATAACCTAAAATTGCGCGCTTCGTACGGAACGCTTGGAAACCAAGAAATCGGGAACTACCCTTACCAAGACGTACTCAACCTAACGGCTTATCCATGGACTTCGTCGCTCACAACGGGGGCGCAGTTGACCCGCTTGGTGACCAAAGATTTGAGATGGGAAAAAACGTCGATGTTGGATTTTGGGCTAGACGTTGACTTGTTCAAAGGACTTTTTGGCGCTACCATCGACTGGTACAAACGTGACACCCGCGACATCCTTACGCAGCGCCAAGATTTGCCAAACAGCGTAGGACTTACCGCGCCTATTGTCAATGCAGGAGCGATGCAAAATACGGGGATTGAGTTGGAATTGAGACACAACAAAACCATCAACGAATTCAATTACGGGGTGGGTGTGCTTTTCCACCGCTATCGCAACAAAGTTACCAACTTGTTGGCCGAGACCTTAGGTACAATCGAAATTGGGCAGCCGTATAACAACTTCTTTATGTATGAGTGGGTGGGTATTTTCCAAAGCCAAGACGAAATCAACAGCTCGCCCAAGCAACCTAACTCAGGTACGCTCAAACCAGGTGATTTGAAAATCAGAGACTTAGATGGCAACGGCACCGTTGGCCCCGAAGACCGAGTGCGTATTAGCCGTTTTCCTTCGTACAACTACTCGTTTAACCTCAACGCAGGCTGGAAAGGTTTTAACCTAACGGCGTTTTTCCAAGGGGTACAGGGAATAAAGACCCAAGTGAGCGGTTGGGGGTATGAGCCGTTCCAACAAGGTTCTGCGCCTCCGTTGCGCTTCCTAAACGCTTGGTCGCCTACCAATCCTAGCACGACCGTTCCTGCCGTGTATCAAGTGGGCTACCCAGGGGTGTCAGGTTATACCTCTACGTATTTCTTGCAAGATGCGTCGTATTTGCGTTTGAAAAACTTGTACCTCTCTTACACTTTCAATCAAGACATCCTCAGCAAAGTAGGAGCCAAAGGGTTGATTGTGTATTTCTCGGGTGACAATTTAATTACGTGGACAAAATACGAAGGAAACGACCCCGAAAGAGCAGGTTCAGGACGATTTGCGCAATTCCCTCAGTTGAAAATTTTTACGGGAGGATTGAACATCAAATTTTAG